One Fusarium poae strain DAOMC 252244 chromosome 4, whole genome shotgun sequence DNA window includes the following coding sequences:
- a CDS encoding hypothetical protein (TransMembrane:4 (i7-28o40-61i73-97o117-137i)), protein MSMGIITIVHAVLAVFLIIELGLTAYMVDFTDHWWTDSPASFAFLLFCSVWSILMLLYLALAPLFAPRIYHNMIALGILALTSLFWFAGATAVAAHIGVPKCRGDTRCQATQAAVAFGYFIWAIFTGLTIMEALAFMRGRGHTAHADTKPGHTYGA, encoded by the exons atgtctaTGGGAATCATAACCATCGTACATGCCGTTCTGGCTGTCTTTCTCATTATTGAGTTAGGCCTCACAGCTTACA TGGTTGATTTCACCGACCACTGGTGGACCGACTCGCCTGCTTCCTTCGCCTTCTTACTCTTCTGTTCCGTCTGGTCCATCCTCATGCTTCTCTACCTCGCCTTGGCGCCTCTCTTTGCCCCCCGCATCTACCACAACATGATCGCTCTCGGTATTCTCGCCCTTACCTCGCTCTTCTGGTTTGCAGGCGCTACCGCTGTTGCTGCTCACATCGGCGTCCCTAAGTGCCGTGGAGACACCCGCTGCCAAGCCACTCAGGCTGCCGTCGCATTTGGTTACTTCATCTGGGCCATCTTTACTGGCTTGACCATCATGGAGGCTCTTGCTTTCATGCGAGGACGTGGCCACACTGCTCACGCTGACACCAAGCCCGGCCACACCTACGGTGCCTAA